GACGATCTCGACGCCCGCCAGCGCGACGCGCTGCGCCACCTCGGCGGCGAGCTCGCCCGCGACGATGTCGGTGGACCCGCGCAGCGAGGTGCCGTCCTCCGTGGCGTCGTCGTAGGGGTGCGTCGTGGCGACGTGGCGCAGCGCGGACTCCGCCTGCACCGAGACGAAGTTGCGGTAGTCGTCGACCGCGTAGACCGCCTTCGAGGTGTCGGCCACCTGCCAGACGACGATCGCGGCGATCTCGACCGGGTTGCCGTCGGCGTCGTTGACCTTGAGGTGCCGGGTCTCGAAGTTGCGCACCCGGACGCTGACCGACGAGCGCGTCGTGAGCGGGAGCACCCACGACAGCCCCGGCTTGCGCACCGTGCCGACGTAGCGGCCGAAGAACTGGATCACGCGCGTCTGCCCGGGCTGGACCACGACGATCGAGCAGAGCACGACGACGAACAGCACCGCCGGCACGAGGATCAGCGCCGGCAGCGTCGTGGAGCCGAGCACCACGGCCGCGGCGACGAGCGCGAGCAGCAGCAGCACCGCCAGCCAGGCGCCCAGGTCGCGGGCGGGGCGCTCCGAGATGTCGACGCGCGCGCCCTCGTGGCCGACGGGGACGCCCTTGGGCTCGACCGGGGTCTCCAGCACAGACATCGTCGCGCTCCTCCCAGACT
Above is a window of Motilibacter peucedani DNA encoding:
- a CDS encoding SPFH domain-containing protein; translated protein: MSVLETPVEPKGVPVGHEGARVDISERPARDLGAWLAVLLLLALVAAAVVLGSTTLPALILVPAVLFVVVLCSIVVVQPGQTRVIQFFGRYVGTVRKPGLSWVLPLTTRSSVSVRVRNFETRHLKVNDADGNPVEIAAIVVWQVADTSKAVYAVDDYRNFVSVQAESALRHVATTHPYDDATEDGTSLRGSTDIVAGELAAEVAQRVALAGVEIVEVRISHLAYASEIAQAMLRRQQANAVVAARSRIVEGAVGMVEMALQRLNEGGIVDLDEERRAAMVSNLMVVLCGDQPASPVVNAGSLYT